The DNA segment ATGACACCGGTGGTGCTGCCATCGTTTTTGGCCCAGTCCAGATATGGCATGGACAAGAGTTTTTGTCTGTCCCGTTGGGTTTTTCCAGCCTGCTCTGCACCACTGGGATCCTGCCCAGTCATGAGCTTGTTTACAAAAAAGCCAAGAACGATCAATCCAACAGCCGATGCCGCTAGAAGAAACCTGTGCCCAAGTAATGCTGTTTGTTTATTAGAGGAGGTCAGCGAATAACAAAACAGTATAGCGGCGATTAGAAGCGTGTAGACACAAAGATCAAACAGAACTATAAAAGTCAACGCAGCCCCAAGAATCGCGCTCGCATATGCCAGAAATCCAAACCCAACCCCTCCGGCCAACAGCCTCACACTCCACAGTCGCGATTTGGATTTAGCTGCTTTCATGTTCTTGGCCTTGTCGGCTATTGGTTCATTTCGTAAAAATTCGACCGTCAGCTTCACGACATAATCACTCAGCCGCTGAATGCGATTGAGGATTAAACATCATAATGCCGGGTACTTCTCTGAGAATATCTTTAGCGACGTGCGGCAGATATACACATTCAATCTTACAATGAAAGGAGATTTTCAATGCGATCCGCATCCAGTCGTATCATTCTATAGACGATAGGAAGCTTGCCGTCAACCAGAACCGGGTAATGAAACTCCCACACGATTTCCCCCTCGGGAGATACTTCAAAAACACGACTTCGGTCACTCTCAGTAATTAGAGTGTTGCCGTTCGCCAGACGCTGGTTGGCACCTTTTCTAGGCGAAAAGAAGTCCTCGCCGCCACCCTCATTGTAACTCCAGATGATTTCGCTGGTTGATGGGTCCAGCTCGAGTATTCTGCTGAAACCATTACGGATACCGTTGTCAAAGATCAGCATGTTACCATTCGGTATGACAGTGGGGTGATGCTGTCGGCAAACCTCGCCTCGTCCCCATTCCCAGGTAAACTCGTTGACTTCAGGATCATAGACAGCGATCAGGTCGAGCTCACGCAGTGACAGGAGTATTTGGCTCTTTTTACCAAGCCCGTCGACATCGTGTTCGAGAACCTCGATTGAGTTTGCATGCATCATGTCATAAACAGTGCCGGTTTCCAGAGCATATCCCCATTTGATCTTGCGAAGGAGCATCTTTGCAATTCTGACCGGATCGAACATCTCTCTCACTGCTTCTCTCAAGCGTCTTTGCGGGAAGTACTCTTTGGCCTGCGACGTGAAAAACATTCTGTCCACGATTTCGCCATCATCGGAAAGAACAGCTATGTAGTCTTCAAGTATGGGCACGGGTATGCCGTTGATCATTACAACGTTGTCTTTTCGGGCGATCGTAAATGTTCTTCCGTCACTGCTCCTGTACATATCATGGTGCGGCCTGAATTGATCGTTTTTCCATTTAACACGTGAATCCCAGGTCAAATCCATCAAGCAGTCATCATTGTTGAGCAGCAGCAATGAGTTTTCTTCTGTAAGCTGCGCATACGACCATGGAGTCTCATATTCTTCATCCACTACCCAGCGGTGAACGATCTCGCCTTGCATATCAAAAAGAAAAGCCGCCTCCGGCGAATTCGCCACCCTGTGCGCCGTTAAATTATAGCCCGGCATCACTCTGTCTTTCTCATAGACAGTTATTGTTTGCCTGTCTTCTGAAACGTCCTCGGCCCAGTCCACATAGGGCATGGAAAGCAGAGCCTGCGTACGGTCCTGCTGATCATCTGCCGGCTTGCCTGTTTTGTCGGCTGGCAGCAGTAAGATTACCAGCACGAGCAACACATGCAGTGCCATTACAGCCAGTCCAAAGGGTCTTTTGGGTTTTCGAAAGTAAATAGCCGTCAATGCGAATATGATCAAGGCCGCTGTCACTTTAACGGCCACACGTAGAAGGCTTTGTGCATCCTGCATGAGTTGGTTTATCGCCCAGCGGTCGACAAGGACCAGCAACAGGGCAAGAACGATGACCCAGCCGGCAAATGCCTTGCTGACTTTCGTCTTTTTAGCGACGAATCCTGCCAGAGCAGCTATAGCAGAAATGCCAAACAGATACACGCAGGCATTTACGAGCAGAATGTACGTAACAGGCATCTGCAGCAGCGCCGCGCCGTAACCAGCAAGTGCCGCTGCAAAGCCGGCAAGTAAGAGTTTCTTCGCCATTGAAAGCCTCGTCTAATTAGAAGGGCGGCTATGCATTTTTCGTATAACTCAGCAATCCACCCGCGAGCAGTATGTCGCGGTCACGTTGGGACAGTTCCAGTTTGCCGTTGAATTTCGTGCCGCTGGTTTTGTCAACGATCTCAACCGTATCCTTGTCCTTTACAGCATCTCGCAGATTCTCGATTACCAGCTCGTCGGACTCGGCCACCTTGTCGTAGTCGGCCTCGTCTGCGAACACGATAGGCACGATAGCGAAATTGATCAGGTTCGCTTTATGTATTCGCTCGATGCTCTTTGCCAGCACCGCTCGCACGCCCAAATACATCGGGCACAGTGCGGCATGCTCTCGGCTCGATCCCTGGCCATAGCTCTGTCCACCGACTATTACCGACCCGACATCTTTTGCTTTGAGCTCCAGCGATTTTTGTGCAAACGTCTTCTCGCCTTCTTCGTTAAAGCAGTTGAACACGTACTTCGAATACTCAGGCACGTTCGAGCGGTATTTAAGGAATACGCCCGCAGGCATGATGTGGTCGGTTGTGATCTTGTCGCCGCACTTGAGCACTACCTGGCCGTTCAGCGTGTCCGGCAACTGTTTTGGCGATTCGGGTACGACGATCGTAGGACCGCGAAGAACCTCGGCTATTTTGGCTTCTTCTTCACTGAGAGGTGGCACGATCATACTGTCGTCAATGTCGAAATGCTCGGGCATGTCAACGTCCGGATATTCGATATCGAGAGAACGCGGGTCAGTAAACTTGCCTGTCAGCGCACACGCCACAGCCGTCTCCGGACTCACCAGGTAGGACTGATCACCCTTCGTTCCCGTTCGGCCTGCAAAGTTGCGGTTGAACGTTCTCACGCTGACAACATCGTTGGCAGGGGAGAAACCCTGGCCGATACAAGGGCCGCAGCCCGTTTCGAGTATTCGCGCGCCTGCTGTGATCAGATCGGACAGCGCTCCGTTTTCCGCGAGCATGTTAAGGACCTGTCTGCTGCCGGGCGCAACGCCGAATTCGATCATCGGATCGATCTGTCGGCCCTTGAGCACCTTCGCAGCCATCATTAGATCGGCATAGCTGGAATTCGTACAGCTTCCTACCAGCACCTGGCCCACCTCACCGCCTGCCAGATCAGCTATCGTGCAAGTGTTATCCGGCGACGAGGGACATGCTGCCATCGGCTCAACCTGCGAAAGATCGATTTCGATTACGCGGTCGTATTCCGCATCCGCATCGGCCGTCAACGGCTGGAAGTCCGCTTCACGCTCCTGTGCGGCGAGGAATGCCTTAGTATTATCGTCACTCGGGAAAACGCTGGTCGTAACGCCTAGCTCCGCGCCCATGTTCGTTATAGTAGCTCGCTGAGGCACGGTCAGCGTCTCAACGCCCGGCCCGAAATATTCTACTACGCAGCCGACGTTGCCCTTGGTGCTGAGAATGCTGAGCAGCTTCAGGATGACGTCCTTGCTCGCGACCCAGTCGTTCAGCCTGCCGGTCAGTTTTACGCCGATAACCTTAGGCGCGGTGATGTAGAAAGGACCGCCGCCCATCGCAACCGCGACGTCCATTCCGCCCGCACCCATCGCCAGCATACCGATACCGCCGCCGGTAGGGGTGTGGCTGTCGCTTCCCAGCAGCGTGGCGCCGGGCTTTCCGAAACGCTCCAGATGAACCTGATGACAGATGCCGTTGCCCGCACGTGAGTGATACGCGCCGGATTTCGTCGCCACTGTCTGCAGATACAGGTGATCGTTGTGGTTTTCCGGCCCGAACTGAGCCATGTTGTGATCAATATAGCTGATCGACATGTCTGTTTTGACTCTGCCGATTCCCATCGACTCGAACAGCAGAAATGCGGTAGTTCCCGTCGCATCCTGCGTCAGTGTCTGGTCGATCCTGATGCCGATAGCGTTACCCTGCTTCAGTTCGCCGTCAACGAGGTGTTTTTCCAGAATTTTGTAAGTAAGGGTTTTTCCCATTTTCGCATTTCTCCTCTGTCTTTTGCATCTATTTTGAGCTTTTAGCCGATGATTTTAACAAAAACGCAAGACAAAACAAACCGCATTTTGCAGAGAAGTTGATTTTCCCTGTCGCATTCGATAAACTTATGCCCCAGCCGATCTTAGCCGATTAAAGATATGGAAGCCGAACCAGTCCAAAGCGGTTTAACCGGCTTGCATTTTAGAGCGTATTCGAGAGAAAAGATTGCAGAATAAAGAGCCAAAACCTCAAAAAGAACACCACGACCTGTTCAAAAAGTCCGCCAAGGGTGTTTTCTGGAAAACTGTTCTGAAGATAAGTACGGAACTGTTATTTGCTGTAAGGCTGGTTATATTCACCCATTTTTTGACTACTGAACAAATGGGTGTTGCCGTAGTCGGTTGGCTGGTCATGGGGGGGCTTGAGATATTTACCAAGACGGGCTTTCAGTCCGCGATTGTTCAAAGGCATGGCGATATCGAGGGCTATCTGGATACAGTATGGACGATCGAGGCGGCCCGTTCTGTCCTATTATATCTGCTGGCCTTCTTAGCGGCTCCTTACGCCGCTGTTTTCCTGTCAGATCCGTCGGTGGCAGATCTTGCAGTAAAGGTTATAAGGGTTTCAGCTATTTGCCTCATTTTTCGCGGCTTTTCCAACGCCGCTGTCATAAAATATACCCGGGAATTGCAGTTCAATAAGCTGTTTCACATTGAAATGTGGGGGCGATTGCTGGGGATATTAGTGGGCGTAGTCCTGGTTTGTGTATATAAATCTGTATGGGGTGTAGTGGCAGGGAGAGTTGCCGAAGAATTCAGCCGCTTTTTGCTAAGTCATATACTGACCAAACGGCGTCCCACATTTGCACTTGTATTCTCAAAGGCATCCGAATTGTGGAAGTTTGGCCGCCATATTTCCGTTGGTATTCTGCTTACTTTCCTTCTGACCCAAGGTGACGACTACTTCGTTGCTGCTTTTCTCGGGCCTGCAGCACTTGGCTTATATCAGGTTGCATACAAGATATCCAATCTGCCTTCTACGGAGATAACCAGGGTTGTGGGGCAGGTCGCGTTTCCTGCCTACTCAAAGATCCAGAATGACATTCCTCGGCTCAGGGATGCATACCTGAAGGTCTTTACTTTGATATCGTTTATATCTGTCCCGGTGTCAGTTTTGATTTTCCTTTTTTCCGAATCTGTAGTCAA comes from the Anaerohalosphaera lusitana genome and includes:
- a CDS encoding arylsulfotransferase family protein; translation: MAKKLLLAGFAAALAGYGAALLQMPVTYILLVNACVYLFGISAIAALAGFVAKKTKVSKAFAGWVIVLALLLVLVDRWAINQLMQDAQSLLRVAVKVTAALIIFALTAIYFRKPKRPFGLAVMALHVLLVLVILLLPADKTGKPADDQQDRTQALLSMPYVDWAEDVSEDRQTITVYEKDRVMPGYNLTAHRVANSPEAAFLFDMQGEIVHRWVVDEEYETPWSYAQLTEENSLLLLNNDDCLMDLTWDSRVKWKNDQFRPHHDMYRSSDGRTFTIARKDNVVMINGIPVPILEDYIAVLSDDGEIVDRMFFTSQAKEYFPQRRLREAVREMFDPVRIAKMLLRKIKWGYALETGTVYDMMHANSIEVLEHDVDGLGKKSQILLSLRELDLIAVYDPEVNEFTWEWGRGEVCRQHHPTVIPNGNMLIFDNGIRNGFSRILELDPSTSEIIWSYNEGGGEDFFSPRKGANQRLANGNTLITESDRSRVFEVSPEGEIVWEFHYPVLVDGKLPIVYRMIRLDADRIENLLSL
- a CDS encoding lipopolysaccharide biosynthesis protein, with amino-acid sequence MQNKEPKPQKEHHDLFKKSAKGVFWKTVLKISTELLFAVRLVIFTHFLTTEQMGVAVVGWLVMGGLEIFTKTGFQSAIVQRHGDIEGYLDTVWTIEAARSVLLYLLAFLAAPYAAVFLSDPSVADLAVKVIRVSAICLIFRGFSNAAVIKYTRELQFNKLFHIEMWGRLLGILVGVVLVCVYKSVWGVVAGRVAEEFSRFLLSHILTKRRPTFALVFSKASELWKFGRHISVGILLTFLLTQGDDYFVAAFLGPAALGLYQVAYKISNLPSTEITRVVGQVAFPAYSKIQNDIPRLRDAYLKVFTLISFISVPVSVLIFLFSESVVKVAFDEDWQAIAPLIKVLVVFGFARSLGASRGPLYVAVGKPNIAARLQMLNLIVLAAVIYPLARTYDVLGVALSLALMQTVAQPVGFWMVARITQSKLVDCLKPLLIPVIASAGMLFSVVLIRLLPFEPSQIWFLALQVMSACGTYCFLAYLIDKKSRRPALTAIARQLMDIRAKKQ
- a CDS encoding aconitate hydratase, translating into MGKTLTYKILEKHLVDGELKQGNAIGIRIDQTLTQDATGTTAFLLFESMGIGRVKTDMSISYIDHNMAQFGPENHNDHLYLQTVATKSGAYHSRAGNGICHQVHLERFGKPGATLLGSDSHTPTGGGIGMLAMGAGGMDVAVAMGGGPFYITAPKVIGVKLTGRLNDWVASKDVILKLLSILSTKGNVGCVVEYFGPGVETLTVPQRATITNMGAELGVTTSVFPSDDNTKAFLAAQEREADFQPLTADADAEYDRVIEIDLSQVEPMAACPSSPDNTCTIADLAGGEVGQVLVGSCTNSSYADLMMAAKVLKGRQIDPMIEFGVAPGSRQVLNMLAENGALSDLITAGARILETGCGPCIGQGFSPANDVVSVRTFNRNFAGRTGTKGDQSYLVSPETAVACALTGKFTDPRSLDIEYPDVDMPEHFDIDDSMIVPPLSEEEAKIAEVLRGPTIVVPESPKQLPDTLNGQVVLKCGDKITTDHIMPAGVFLKYRSNVPEYSKYVFNCFNEEGEKTFAQKSLELKAKDVGSVIVGGQSYGQGSSREHAALCPMYLGVRAVLAKSIERIHKANLINFAIVPIVFADEADYDKVAESDELVIENLRDAVKDKDTVEIVDKTSGTKFNGKLELSQRDRDILLAGGLLSYTKNA